In the Variovorax sp. S12S4 genome, one interval contains:
- a CDS encoding ABC transporter substrate-binding protein, which yields MTDPIDSSAGLQRRTLLQGTAGILATGIAPFVHAQEKIVLRYLGTAVNQDKAIAEKFKADTGIEIQYVAVTTDDVTKRAVTAPNSFDLIDTEFFSLKKIVPTGNLKGIDTKKIKNADKITTLFTKGEVAGKAVGDQGTAPKKVIYLEGEKSKKFAAAPTQFMSLIPTVYNADTLGIRPDLIKRPIGSWAELLNPEFKGKAAILNIPSIGIMDAAMVVEAKGIHKYKDKGNMTKAEIDLTIKTLIEAKKAGQFRALWKDFNESVNLMASGEVVIQSMWSPAVTAVRTKGIACNFQPLKEGYRAWAAGFGLPATLSGKKLDGAYEFINWFLDGWAGAYLNRQGYYSAVLDTAKAKMEAYEWAYWMEGKAATQDIKGPNGDLLAKAGAVRDGGSYEQRMGGIACWNAVMDENEYMVRKWNEFVAA from the coding sequence ATGACCGACCCCATCGACTCGTCCGCCGGCCTCCAGCGCCGCACCCTGCTGCAAGGCACCGCCGGCATTCTGGCGACGGGCATCGCGCCCTTCGTGCATGCACAGGAAAAAATCGTGCTGCGCTACCTGGGCACGGCGGTGAACCAGGACAAGGCGATTGCCGAGAAGTTCAAGGCCGACACCGGCATCGAGATCCAGTACGTGGCCGTGACCACCGACGACGTGACCAAGCGCGCCGTGACCGCGCCCAACAGCTTCGACCTGATCGACACCGAGTTCTTCTCGCTCAAGAAGATCGTGCCCACCGGCAACCTGAAGGGCATCGATACGAAGAAGATCAAGAACGCGGACAAGATCACCACGCTCTTCACCAAGGGCGAAGTCGCCGGCAAGGCCGTGGGCGACCAGGGCACCGCGCCAAAGAAAGTGATCTACCTCGAAGGCGAAAAGTCGAAGAAGTTCGCCGCCGCGCCCACGCAATTCATGTCGCTCATTCCGACGGTCTACAACGCCGACACGCTGGGCATTCGCCCCGACCTGATCAAGCGGCCCATCGGCTCCTGGGCCGAGCTGCTGAACCCCGAGTTCAAGGGCAAGGCGGCCATCTTGAACATTCCGTCGATCGGCATCATGGATGCGGCGATGGTGGTGGAGGCCAAGGGCATCCACAAGTACAAGGACAAGGGCAACATGACCAAGGCCGAGATCGACCTGACGATCAAGACCTTGATCGAAGCCAAGAAGGCCGGCCAGTTCCGCGCGCTGTGGAAGGACTTCAACGAGTCGGTCAACCTGATGGCTTCGGGCGAGGTGGTGATCCAGTCGATGTGGTCGCCGGCCGTGACGGCCGTGCGCACCAAAGGCATTGCCTGCAACTTCCAGCCGCTCAAGGAAGGCTACCGCGCCTGGGCCGCCGGCTTCGGTCTGCCGGCCACGCTATCGGGCAAGAAGCTCGACGGCGCGTATGAATTCATCAACTGGTTCCTCGACGGCTGGGCCGGCGCGTACCTCAACCGCCAGGGCTACTACAGCGCGGTGCTCGACACCGCCAAGGCCAAGATGGAGGCCTATGAGTGGGCCTACTGGATGGAAGGCAAGGCCGCCACGCAAGACATCAAGGGCCCGAACGGCGACCTGCTGGCCAAGGCCGGTGCGGTGCGCGACGGCGGCAGCTATGAGCAGCGCATGGGCGGCATCGCATGCTGGAACGCGGTGATGGACGAGAACGAGTACATGGTTCGCAAGTGGAACGAGTTCGTCGCGGCCTGA